One part of the Phragmites australis chromosome 3, lpPhrAust1.1, whole genome shotgun sequence genome encodes these proteins:
- the LOC133911960 gene encoding branched-chain-amino-acid aminotransferase 2, chloroplastic-like, translating to MGMAVLSSAKGAVLPCACSGRALALARVLGSGLRGAFATAGGSSSSLLPRRWASSLPQQLEPADRSDEESGGEIDWDNLGFGLTPTDYMYVMRCSLEDCGVFSGGKLSRYGNIELSPSSGVLNYGQGLFEGMKAHRRPDRAGYTLFRPEENARRMQHGAERMCMPAPSVEQFVDAVKQTVLANRRWVPPQGKGALYLRPLLIGSGPILGLAPAPEYTFLIYAAPVGNYFKEGLAPINLVIEDGIHRAMPGGTGGVKTITNYAPVLKPQMDAKSKGFTDVLYLDSVHKRYLEEVSSCNVFVVKGGVVATPATRGTILPGITRKSVIELATDRGYKVEERLVSIDDLMDADEVFCTGTAVVVAPVSTVTYQGQKYDFRTGPDTVSQKLHTALTSIQMGLAEDKKGWTVAID from the exons ATGGGCATGGCAGTGCTGTCGTCTGCGAAGGGCGCCGTTCTCCCGTGCGCTTGCAGCGGCCGAGCCCTGGCCCTGGCGAGGGTCCTGGGGAGCGGCCTCCGCGGGGCGTTCGCAACG GCCGGAGGCAGCAGCAGCTCGCTTCTCCCGCGCCGGTGGGCGTCGTCGCTGCCGCAGCAGCTGGAACCCGCCGACAG ATCCGACGAGGAGAGCGGCGGAGAAATCGACTGGGACAACCTCGGGTTCGGGCTGACCCCGACCGACTACATGTACGTCATGCGGTGCTCGCTGGAAGACTGCGGCGTCTTCTCCGGCGGCAAGCTCAGCCGCTATGGCAACATCGAGCTCAGCCCCTCCTCCGGTGTCCTCAACTACGGCCAG GGGCTGTTCGAGGGGATGAAGGCTCACCGGCGGCCGGACCGGGCGGGGTACACGCTGTTCCGGCCGGAGGAGAACGCGCGGCGGATGCAGCACGGCGCCGAGCGCATGTGCATGCCGGCCCCGTCGGTCGAGCAGTTCGTTGACGCCGTCAAGCAGACCGTCCTCGCCAACAGGCGCTGG GTGCCGCCGCAAGGAAAGGGAGCCCTGTACCTCAGGCCTCTGCTCATCGGGAGCGGCCCGATTCTTGGGTTGGCTCCGGCTCCCGAGTACACGTTCCTGATCTATGCCGCACCCGTAGGAAACTACTTCAAG GAGGGCCTCGCACCGATAAACCTGGTCATCGAGGACGGGATCCACCGCGCGATGCCGGGCGGGACCGGCGGGGTCAAGACGATCACCAACTACGCCCCG GTGCTCAAGCCGCAGATGGACGCCAAGAGCAAAGGGTTCACGGACGTGCTGTACCTCGACTCGGTCCACAAGAGGTACCTGGAGGAGGTCTCCTCGTGCAACGTGTTCGTCGTCAAGGGCGGCGTCGTCGCCACGCCGGCCACCAGGGGCACCATCCTGCCGGGGATCACGCGCAAGAGCGTCATCGAGCTCGCCACGGACCGCGGCTACAAG GTTGAGGAACGCCTCGTTTCCATCGACGATTTGATGGACGCAGACGAGGTCTTCTGCACCGGGACAGCGGTGGTGGTTGCTCCGGTGTCGACAGTTACCTACCAGGGGCAAAA GTACGATTTCAGAACTGGCCCAGACACAGTGTCGCAGAAACTGCACACGGCTCTGACTTCCATTCAGATGGGCCTggccgaggacaagaaaggatGGACAGTGGCAATAGATTAA